The genomic region AACACGATTGACCTTGTATGCATCTGACAAACAAGGTGCCATTATTACaagattttgtgaaatttgacCTGAGGTGTACGTATCCTTACATTTgatatgttaaactattttttttttcttgaaagttAAGTCTGATTCATTTCATAGTAGGATAAACCTTAAACTTACAAAAGGCAGGCAGTAAACTTAGAGGGATTGAGTTACGAACCATGGAGTGGTTAACAAAAATGCAACTATCAGAAACCCTGTGAAGCTATACAGAATTCACAAAACCTTACCCACAACCTCGAAATTTATACAACTTTGGTATTCCTCAACAAGTCAAATCCACATACAGAACCTAAAGCAATTCGCAAGACATCTCCACAACTAGAAAAGTAAGAATGACAAACATTGCCTGCAGGCCTGTTTCCTCTTCTTACCTCTGCACGTGCCCTATGAAATAAGCAGAATCAAGATCTATAACTGTCCAGCACTTCCATTCATATAACAACAATAATCTGTATGCATTTTGACTCAGCCAAAGGAAGCAAGGAAGAGCATTTTACCATATCCACCCAAGTTCCCAGTAAACCAGGATCCTCAAGGATAAATGCACGGCAACTCATTTGATCTGTCAACGCCTAGTTTATTATTGACAATTTGGAGTTTTTCTGCATGAGTTAAGCTGTGGCGGGTTATTTCTTGATTATACACCATAATCATATAAACATACTGGCTATAATGCACATGAAAACATATTAACATTTTCATCAGCATGCACTTGTGCATTTGACTTTGATTTAATAGCAAGTCTCCTTTTATTCAAAAAGTTAATTTCGGCCgtacaaaaaatattaaaaaaatgcaaaacataaaaatcacAGGCAGTTatgcagagagagagagattatCAAGGAAATAAAGGgtaagagagaaaatcaaggaCCATCAGACCTGATTTTCTCTTACCTCTATGGTTTCCACTTTGACTAATCCTGCAAAACACTTTTCAATCTTGTTTTTAcgttcttttctttcctcaaaTGTTTATGTGCTTCCAACTTAAAATTGTTATTATATCTTCTTTCTTACCATTCTTAAACCAGCATGGATATCATACACAAACGTTTATGCCTTGATCAATACTCATTCAACCCTTTGGTCACGGCATTGACGCAGACCTCTTGCATTCTTGccatttcccatttcttccaCCTTCTCCTCAAGCCTGTGGGACAACCAGGACCAGTTGCACAAGTTCTTGTAAAAAAAACTTTCCTCTCTAGAAAAAGCAAAATGCAGGATTAAGTTGTTACAATATAATGTCTCAGTCTAGACATTTTATGTGGTTTTATCTCTTATGTATCAGGCTGGAGTAGTCTTAGGCCCCTCGGTATCATGCCGTATTCATGACATTAGGGAATTCTTCATTCAGCCTACTTCCGGGGATTATTATCAGTTTTCCTCATATTTGTTTGAGATTATGTTTATGTTCTTAATCGGTTTGGAGACAGATATATCTTTTTCAAAGCGCAACTTGTATGTAGCAAGCATTACTGCTTATAGTGGTTTGATCTTAAATAGCATCCTTGGAGCAGCTTTGAGCCCACTTTTCATCAAACTACTGAGAATCCCTGACAAGAAGATACAATTTGCCACCGTTATCATGATGATCCTAGCGAACTCAGCGTCTCTTGTTGTGATTCGATTAGTAGCTGATTTGAAACTCGACACTTCAGATGTAGGAAGATTGGCAGTAACTTCTTCTTTGGTCAATGAAATGTCATGTGTTCTTGTAGCTTCTCTATATCACGCTGTGGGTTCATggaaaagtttttctttcttatttctcaCCTTTCTTGTAACCGGATTGCTTATTGGTTTGAACCAATACTTCGCCTTCTGGATTAACAAGTCGGACGGGGATAACAAATATGTGAACAATGCGGatgtttcatttatttttttcctgaTTCTGATGTTATCATTTATTGTTGAAACATGTGGATATAGCAGCACGATTTCTTGTTTCTTAGTTGGTTTGATGTTTcctagaaaaggaaaaacatgTAGGACACTTTTGTCCAAACTCAGTTATCTTGTTGACAACTTCTTACTTCCAATTTATTTCGGATACATTGGGTTTCAGTTTGACGTAAATTATTTGAACAGTATTGCCACCATCATTACGGTTGTTGTTATGATCCTGTTGAACTTTGGGGGCAAACTTGTTAGCACCTTTGCAGCTTGCCATTACTTAAAGGTCCCACTGAATGAAGGATTCATGTTTGCTTTGATACTCAGCTTGAAGGGCCATTTCGATCTTCAACTTATCAATGTAGAACCAAACTCCAGGGTAAGTTTTCCTTTACCTGATCATATGATTATATTCCTAAACtctcaaaagaaacaaagtgtTGCCTTTTGGTAAGCTTATTCTCTGTTTTCTTCACTATTGCTGCAGTTATGGTGGAATCCATGTGTCCACAGTGTGCTGTTGTCCACTGTGGTGTTTGACACGGTTATTGGGGGGATCATAGTTGCTTTTACAGTAAAACGAGAAGAAAAATCCTTATCTCACAAACAAACCTCACTTGAATTTCATGATCCGGAGTCTGAACTCCGAATTCTGGCTTGCACCTATGGCTCAAGGCATTCTTCGGGAGCACTAGGGCTAATTTCAGCTTTGGGTGGATCCAAAAGGGCAATAGTCACCCCTTACTTGATGCACCTGGTTGAACTCCCGGAGAAGCGTAAAACCAATCTGATGTACCATCAACTTGCTGAGGGTGATCAATACAGTGACGAAGATGACTATGGTGGAGATGATGCTGTGGACACCTTTACCTCtgagacaaaaattttgatcaacATTGTTAAGGCTGTGTCATCTTTTGCATCCTTGTACGAGGATGTGTGTACTGGTGCTGAGGACAGGTGTGTATCTATTATATTCCTTCCATTTCACGAGCATCAACGCATTGATGGCAATATGGAGATTGACAAGGAAGGGATTAGAGCAACTAACCAGAGGGTTCTGCCCATGCTCCGTGCTCGGTAGGGATCCTTGTGGACAGAACAATAACTGGATTCCAGCGACCACATGGCTCCAACTCGGTGCAACATGTAGCAACTTTGTTCTTTGGAGGCCCCAATGATAGAGAGGCATTGGCATTTTCCAAGTGGATCAGCAGCCATCCACAAGTTAACTTGACACTCATCAGATTCCTCCCAGTAAGAGAACAGATTTCTGGAAGTCATAACCAGGACAACGAGTTCTTATTGACTGTGTCAACTAACAATTCTCAGACCGCGATAGACAATGCCTCTCTGGTAGAATTCTATAACAGGTAACCCTACATTAACAAAAACATTCAGCTCTCTAGTTCCTCCTCCGTGATTATTTGCTTACAAATTTTCACATTGaaaccttctttttctttttttttcccatgaTCAGGTATATTGCTTCAGGTAAAGCCAATTACACAGAGAAGCATGTTAGCAATGGGGGAGAAACTGTGACAGCTTTAACAGAATTAAGAAAAGTGTACTCGTTAGTTAATTATAGTTGGAAAGGGTGGAAGAGGGAATTCATCAATAACAACTTTGAGTGACTGGGAGGAGTGTCCAGAGCTCGGGACAGTAGGGGATTTTTTGGCTTCTACAGATTTCAACACCAATGCTTCAATTCTAGTTATTCAAAAACATCAGCACACCACTGATGATAGCTTCAGAGGTGACCACTGAATGTAAATGTATTTCCAAGTTAGTCATGAAAGTTTTAGCTGTTCTCATAGGtgttaatttaattgaaatgtaGTGGTGAGGATAAAGCATATATTCAAAGATGTAGAAATTCATGCAGAACATCTTATATAGTTCCTTCAGGTTCACTTCCTATCCATGAAAAATATACTAATATAActacaaagaaagaaattgtcTGCACTTAGTCAGCAAACTTCTCTGCAGCAGAACTTTTCTGAAGGTACATTATTATCACTTCAATTAAGTAGTCTCTATCAAACGATGTAACTTTAATCTCAACAAGTTGAAGGAATACATCAGAAGTTTAAAAGGACATAATCTTAGCCGTAGTAGAGGAGTTCAACAGGACTTTATTTGGAAGCAGATTTTAAGGATTCTCTGCGGAGTGTAATGAAATCTTGATGTTTCTCCTTTGGAATCCGGCATTCATTGACAGCATCGATTTTTATGAGCTTTTCAATCCATTCAtatataattggaaatttCTCTGTCGTTAGTGCGTTTACTCCTGAAGCCTCTCCTGCACTATAAAACCAGAATAAAACATGTGCAACAATATCCAGGTATCCAATACTCTGACCTGCAAAAAATTCCTTCCCCTTGAGCTCATTCTCTAGAATTTTCAGCTGCTGATGCACTTCTTCAACACCCTGCTCTTGTTCCTTTCCTGTGCTATGAGAAACCTTCGCTGCTGTTGGTAAGAGCTGCAGACAGAAAGCCACATACATTTGGTAAACTGATTGTTCAAAACGAAATGATAAAGAGTGGAATGTAATATGTACCTTCTCGTCTATGAATTTAGCCCAGAAACGAGCCATGGCTCTCTCATAGGGATCTTGAGGCAAAATAGGATTGTTTTTCCAAGTCTCATCAAGGTACTCAAGAATGACTAATGATTCTGCAAGTGGTTTTTCCTTATGCACAAGAAGAGGGACTTTCTTATGGATGGGATTATACTTGAGAAGTGAAGGACTCTTATTGGATAAGTCCTCTTCAATATATTCATAGGGTATTCCTTTGAGTTTCAGGGCTAGCTCAACTCTGCGGCTGAAAGGGCTTGCCCACATGCCAAATAGCTTCACTTCTTCGGCCATAGTTCTTCTTGGGTTTTGAAAGGCTATGGGATAAATGTTTACTGTTGTTCCCCCTTAGTCGATAACATGTTACTCTTATAACTTAATAGACCTCTAGCATAAACCGATTGCTGCATGGTTCTAAACCTCAGCCATCCAAAAATTTGGCTGTTCAGCTCCTAGGGTTGCACGATGTTGCCTAACAACCATCGGAGACTAGATACATGACACCATTAATATATTTCTCCGATACTCTCTAGGTGACACCAtttgtatatttttgttttgcctAGGAATACACACATACATCCGAGGGTAATCTATTAACTAGATGGCCATGAAATTAATCAGAAAGTTGCATACATTTATGTGTGAGTAAGTTATGTTTTGCCTTGCCCCAATTAAATCGCTATAACCTAAAACCAACCACATCATGACTCATGAGGTTAATTAGGAATAATCCATCAAGCATCATAAGTTCATCTTCTAACACCAAAGGAACCGAAGAAATGTGGAATCCTTTTTCTTAGTGTGGAATATTGTAATCTTGCTGATGTCAACAGTCAGCAACGTTTGTTTATTTAGCTTGAATTTCTGTCTATGGAAAGTTTTACAAATTAGGAAGTTGCTTG from Theobroma cacao cultivar B97-61/B2 chromosome 9, Criollo_cocoa_genome_V2, whole genome shotgun sequence harbors:
- the LOC18590599 gene encoding cation/H(+) antiporter 2; amino-acid sequence: MDIIHKRLCLDQYSFNPLVTALTQTSCILAISHFFHLLLKPVGQPGPVAQVLAGVVLGPSVSCRIHDIREFFIQPTSGDYYQFSSYLFEIMFMFLIGLETDISFSKRNLYVASITAYSGLILNSILGAALSPLFIKLLRIPDKKIQFATVIMMILANSASLVVIRLVADLKLDTSDVGRLAVTSSLVNEMSCVLVASLYHAVGSWKSFSFLFLTFLVTGLLIGLNQYFAFWINKSDGDNKYVNNADVSFIFFLILMLSFIVETCGYSSTISCFLVGLMFPRKGKTCRTLLSKLSYLVDNFLLPIYFGYIGFQFDVNYLNSIATIITVVVMILLNFGGKLVSTFAACHYLKVPLNEGFMFALILSLKGHFDLQLINVEPNSRLWWNPCVHSVLLSTVVFDTVIGGIIVAFTVKREEKSLSHKQTSLEFHDPESELRILACTYGSRHSSGALGLISALGGSKRAIVTPYLMHLVELPEKRKTNLMYHQLAEGDQYSDEDDYGGDDAVDTFTSETKILINIVKAVSSFASLYEDVCTGAEDRCVSIIFLPFHEHQRIDGNMEIDKEGIRATNQRVLPMLRAR
- the LOC18590600 gene encoding glutathione S-transferase U7; translated protein: MAEEVKLFGMWASPFSRRVELALKLKGIPYEYIEEDLSNKSPSLLKYNPIHKKVPLLVHKEKPLAESLVILEYLDETWKNNPILPQDPYERAMARFWAKFIDEKLLPTAAKVSHSTGKEQEQGVEEVHQQLKILENELKGKEFFAGQSIGYLDIVAHVLFWFYSAGEASGVNALTTEKFPIIYEWIEKLIKIDAVNECRIPKEKHQDFITLRRESLKSASK